The Terriglobia bacterium genome includes a region encoding these proteins:
- a CDS encoding BrnT family toxin: MSKSTVSLFEEAVTIFADPLSMNMPDLDHPASERRYVALGLSDRYRFLVVCYAEIAERTRIISARQPPRSETKSYEEG, encoded by the coding sequence ATGTCGAAAAGCACGGTTTCTCTTTTTGAAGAAGCCGTGACCATATTTGCCGATCCATTGTCCATGAATATGCCCGATCTGGATCATCCGGCATCTGAACGCCGTTATGTGGCCCTCGGCCTATCGGATCGATATCGTTTCTTGGTTGTCTGTTATGCTGAAATTGCTGAAAGAACAAGAATCATAAGCGCGCGCCAGCCGCCGCGTTCCGAGACAAAAAGTTATGAAGAAGGCTAA